In Humulus lupulus chromosome 7, drHumLupu1.1, whole genome shotgun sequence, the following are encoded in one genomic region:
- the LOC133789023 gene encoding K(+) efflux antiporter 3, chloroplastic isoform X4 — MGCSCVITHHSIMLGSTSTTYFKASKGCEVTKKHRPLGACSHDASQLSGHRLNVICSSNPQSRLLSFSINYKTSYSANVSRNFFERPPLRSSWLCDQGGLYVANKRSAHRARSRIYATIDVATAVDVINDLGLDTLTFLAVTVIVVPAFKIIKASPILGFFFAGVVLNQFGLIRNLTDVKVLSEWGILFLLFEMGLELSFARLKALAKFAFGLGLTQVILSTLAFTAFELPPNNAIGTRILEFLFHSRSDLVNIRSVDEAIVIGAALSLSSSAFVLQLLAEKGELPTRFGSATLGILLLQDIAVVPLLVILPVLESQNLVGESVLPMLIKESLKALGGLGLISFGGKFILRRVFEVVAEARSTEAFVALCLLTVAGTSLLTQKLGFSDTLGAFLAGALLAETNFRTQIEADIRPFRGLLLGLFFVTTGTSIDMQLLFREWPNVLSLLAGLIVIKTLIITAIGPRVGLTLQESVRIGLLLSQGGEFGFVVFSLANSLGVLPLELNKLLIIVVVLSMALTPALNEAGRRAAKIIDEKFSTEDEAAEMVNFEASEPIVILGFGQMGQVLANLLSTPLAAGIDSDSLGCPYVAFDLDPSVVKTSRKLGFPTLYGDGSRPSVLQSAGISSPKAVMVMYTGKAKTIEAVQRLRVAFPGIPIYARAQDLGHLLDLKKSGATDAILENAETSLQLGSKLLKGLGVMSDDVSFLSQLVRDSMELQAQDTLNKSDEQETEIMKPLQEVVEEETRKPAMTSVEVGDC; from the exons ATGGGTTGTTCTTGTGTCATCACTCATCATAGCATTATGTTGGGTTCTACTTCTACAACATATTTCAAAGCCTCTAAG GGATGTGAGGTTACCAAGAAACATCGCCCCTTGGGGGCCTGCTCCCATGATGCTTCACAATTAAGTGGACATCGGTTGAATGTTATATGTTCTAGTAATCCGCAAAGCCGTTTGTTATCATTTTCCATCAATTATAAGACAAGTTATAGCGCTAATGTTTCCAGAAACTTCTTTGAGCGACCTCCTTTGCGATCCTCTTGGTTATGTGATCAAGGAGGATTATATGTAGCAAACAAAAGATCAGCCCATAGAGCAAGATCACGTATTTATGCAACTATTGATGTTGCCACTGCTGTTGACGTCATTAATGATCTAGGATTGGATACTTTGACATTTTTAGCTGTGACTGTCATTGTTGTTCCTGCATTCAAGATCATTAAAGCTAGCCCT ATTCTTGGTTTTTTCTTTGCTGGTGTTGTACTCAATCAGTTTGGCTTGATTAGAAATCTAACAGATGTCAAAGTTCTGTCTGAATGGGGAATTCTTTTCTTG CTATTTGAAATGGGTTTGGAGCTTTCATTTGCACGTCTAAAAGCTCTTGCAAAATTTGCCTTTGGTTTGGGATTGACTCAG GTCATCTTGTCTACACTTGCTTTCACGGCGTTTGAACTTCCTCCTAACAATGCTATTGGAACAAGAATCCTGGAGTTCCTTTTCCACTCAAGGTCTGATTTG GTCAATATAAGAAGTGTTGATGAGGCTATTGTGATTGGTGCTGCTCTTTCTCTGTCTTCATCAGCTTTTGTTCTGcag TTACTTGCAGAGAAAGGTGAGCTTCCAACGAGATTCGGCTCAGCAACTCTTGGAATACTACTATTACAG GATATAGCAGTTGTTCCTCTCTTGGTCATACTTCCGGTGCTAGAGAGCCAG AACCTGGTAGGGGAAAGTGTTTTGCCAATGCTTATTAAAGAAAGTTTAAAGGCTTTAGGTGGATTGGGTCTGATTTCTTTTGGAGGAAAATTCATTCTTAGGCGAGTTTTTGAG GTTGTTGCAGAAGCAAGGAGCACTGAGGCTTTTGTTGCTCTCTGCTTATTGACAGTTGCTGGGACATCACTTCTAACGCAGAAGTTGGGTTTCAGTGACACG CTTGGTGCATTTTTGGCTGGAGCATTATTAGCAGAAACAAATTTCCGAACACAGATTGAAGCTGATATAAGACCATTTAGAGGCTTACTCCTTGGATTATTTTTTGTAACTACGGGAACTTCCATTGACATGCAG CTTCTCTTCCGAGAGTGGCCAAATGTACTTTCACTCCTTGCAGGTTTGATTGTCATCAAGACGCTGATCATAACAGCAATTGGTCCTCGTGTTGGACTCACTCTACAAGAAAGTGTAAGAATTGGATTGCTTCTATCTCAAGGAGGTGAATTTGGATTCGTCGTTTTTTCTCTTGCAAACAG TCTTGGTGTGTTGCCGCTTGAGCTCAATAAGTTGCTCATAATTGTTGTTGTCTTGTCAATGGCATTAACTCCTGCACTTAATGAAGCTGGAAGAAGGGCTGCTAAAATCATTGATGAAAAGTTCAGTACAGAGGAT GAAGCTGCTGAAATGGTGAACTTTGAGGCTAGTGAACCTATTGTTATCCTTGGATTTGGACAAATGGGTcag GTCCTTGCCAATTTATTATCCACTCCACTGGCTGCAGGCATAGATAGTGATTCTCTCGGATGTCCATATGTAGCTTTTGATCTAGATCCTTCGGTAGTGAAG ACATCTAGGAAACTTGGTTTTCCAACTCTTTACGGGGATGGATCAAGGCCATCAGTTTTGCAGTCGGCTGGAATCTCTTCTCCGAAAGCTGTCATGGTCATGTACACAGGGAAGGCAAAGACAATTGAGGCTGTCCAACGGCTTCGAGTTGCTTTTCCGGGa ATTCCCATTTATGCCAGAGCCCAGGACCTCGGACACCTTTTAGACCTGAAAAAATCAGGAGCAACAGATGCCATTCTGGAAAATGCAGAG ACAAGTTTGCAGCTAGGATCAAAGCTTTTGAAAGGACTCGGTGTCATGTCTGATGATGTGAGCTTTCTTAGTCAGCTTGTTCGCGACTCAATGGAACTACAAGCACAAGATACACTCAACAAAAGTGATGAACAGGAAACTGAAATTATGAAGCCATTACAG GAGGTTGTTGAGGAAGAGACACGTAAGCCTGCTATGACATCCGTTGAAGTTGGAGATTGCTGA
- the LOC133789023 gene encoding K(+) efflux antiporter 3, chloroplastic isoform X1, with protein MGCSCVITHHSIMLGSTSTTYFKASKGCEVTKKHRPLGACSHDASQLSGHRLNVICSSNPQSRLLSFSINYKTSYSANVSRNFFERPPLRSSWLCDQGGLYVANKRSAHRARSRIYATIDVATAVDVINDLGLDTLTFLAVTVIVVPAFKIIKASPILGFFFAGVVLNQFGLIRNLTDVKVLSEWGILFLLFEMGLELSFARLKALAKFAFGLGLTQVILSTLAFTAFELPPNNAIGTRILEFLFHSRSDLVNIRSVDEAIVIGAALSLSSSAFVLQLLAEKGELPTRFGSATLGILLLQDIAVVPLLVILPVLESQNLVGESVLPMLIKESLKALGGLGLISFGGKFILRRVFEVVAEARSTEAFVALCLLTVAGTSLLTQKLGFSDTLGAFLAGALLAETNFRTQIEADIRPFRGLLLGLFFVTTGTSIDMQLLFREWPNVLSLLAGLIVIKTLIITAIGPRVGLTLQESVRIGLLLSQGGEFGFVVFSLANSLGVLPLELNKLLIIVVVLSMALTPALNEAGRRAAKIIDEKFSTEDEAAEMVNFEASEPIVILGFGQMGQVLANLLSTPLAAGIDSDSLGCPYVAFDLDPSVVKTSRKLGFPTLYGDGSRPSVLQSAGISSPKAVMVMYTGKAKTIEAVQRLRVAFPGIPIYARAQDLGHLLDLKKSGATDAILENAETSLQLGSKLLKGLGVMSDDVSFLSQLVRDSMELQAQDTLNKSDEQETEIMKPLQVRVADFTGSPGSIASTSSEGNLSRENQTNGTSELDGVLYCNLDKGNGVPKISSVDEGNKDKIMIEEP; from the exons ATGGGTTGTTCTTGTGTCATCACTCATCATAGCATTATGTTGGGTTCTACTTCTACAACATATTTCAAAGCCTCTAAG GGATGTGAGGTTACCAAGAAACATCGCCCCTTGGGGGCCTGCTCCCATGATGCTTCACAATTAAGTGGACATCGGTTGAATGTTATATGTTCTAGTAATCCGCAAAGCCGTTTGTTATCATTTTCCATCAATTATAAGACAAGTTATAGCGCTAATGTTTCCAGAAACTTCTTTGAGCGACCTCCTTTGCGATCCTCTTGGTTATGTGATCAAGGAGGATTATATGTAGCAAACAAAAGATCAGCCCATAGAGCAAGATCACGTATTTATGCAACTATTGATGTTGCCACTGCTGTTGACGTCATTAATGATCTAGGATTGGATACTTTGACATTTTTAGCTGTGACTGTCATTGTTGTTCCTGCATTCAAGATCATTAAAGCTAGCCCT ATTCTTGGTTTTTTCTTTGCTGGTGTTGTACTCAATCAGTTTGGCTTGATTAGAAATCTAACAGATGTCAAAGTTCTGTCTGAATGGGGAATTCTTTTCTTG CTATTTGAAATGGGTTTGGAGCTTTCATTTGCACGTCTAAAAGCTCTTGCAAAATTTGCCTTTGGTTTGGGATTGACTCAG GTCATCTTGTCTACACTTGCTTTCACGGCGTTTGAACTTCCTCCTAACAATGCTATTGGAACAAGAATCCTGGAGTTCCTTTTCCACTCAAGGTCTGATTTG GTCAATATAAGAAGTGTTGATGAGGCTATTGTGATTGGTGCTGCTCTTTCTCTGTCTTCATCAGCTTTTGTTCTGcag TTACTTGCAGAGAAAGGTGAGCTTCCAACGAGATTCGGCTCAGCAACTCTTGGAATACTACTATTACAG GATATAGCAGTTGTTCCTCTCTTGGTCATACTTCCGGTGCTAGAGAGCCAG AACCTGGTAGGGGAAAGTGTTTTGCCAATGCTTATTAAAGAAAGTTTAAAGGCTTTAGGTGGATTGGGTCTGATTTCTTTTGGAGGAAAATTCATTCTTAGGCGAGTTTTTGAG GTTGTTGCAGAAGCAAGGAGCACTGAGGCTTTTGTTGCTCTCTGCTTATTGACAGTTGCTGGGACATCACTTCTAACGCAGAAGTTGGGTTTCAGTGACACG CTTGGTGCATTTTTGGCTGGAGCATTATTAGCAGAAACAAATTTCCGAACACAGATTGAAGCTGATATAAGACCATTTAGAGGCTTACTCCTTGGATTATTTTTTGTAACTACGGGAACTTCCATTGACATGCAG CTTCTCTTCCGAGAGTGGCCAAATGTACTTTCACTCCTTGCAGGTTTGATTGTCATCAAGACGCTGATCATAACAGCAATTGGTCCTCGTGTTGGACTCACTCTACAAGAAAGTGTAAGAATTGGATTGCTTCTATCTCAAGGAGGTGAATTTGGATTCGTCGTTTTTTCTCTTGCAAACAG TCTTGGTGTGTTGCCGCTTGAGCTCAATAAGTTGCTCATAATTGTTGTTGTCTTGTCAATGGCATTAACTCCTGCACTTAATGAAGCTGGAAGAAGGGCTGCTAAAATCATTGATGAAAAGTTCAGTACAGAGGAT GAAGCTGCTGAAATGGTGAACTTTGAGGCTAGTGAACCTATTGTTATCCTTGGATTTGGACAAATGGGTcag GTCCTTGCCAATTTATTATCCACTCCACTGGCTGCAGGCATAGATAGTGATTCTCTCGGATGTCCATATGTAGCTTTTGATCTAGATCCTTCGGTAGTGAAG ACATCTAGGAAACTTGGTTTTCCAACTCTTTACGGGGATGGATCAAGGCCATCAGTTTTGCAGTCGGCTGGAATCTCTTCTCCGAAAGCTGTCATGGTCATGTACACAGGGAAGGCAAAGACAATTGAGGCTGTCCAACGGCTTCGAGTTGCTTTTCCGGGa ATTCCCATTTATGCCAGAGCCCAGGACCTCGGACACCTTTTAGACCTGAAAAAATCAGGAGCAACAGATGCCATTCTGGAAAATGCAGAG ACAAGTTTGCAGCTAGGATCAAAGCTTTTGAAAGGACTCGGTGTCATGTCTGATGATGTGAGCTTTCTTAGTCAGCTTGTTCGCGACTCAATGGAACTACAAGCACAAGATACACTCAACAAAAGTGATGAACAGGAAACTGAAATTATGAAGCCATTACAG GTGAGAGTTGCTGATTTTACTGGTTCTCCGGGCTCGATTGCATCAACTTCATCTGAAGGGAATTTATCAAGGGAAAACCAGACAAATGGGACATCAGAATTAGATGGTGTTTTATATTGTAATCTAGATAAAGGAAATGGTGTTCCAAAAATATCTAGTGTTGATGAGGGAAATAAAGATAAAATCATGATAGAAGAGCCATAA
- the LOC133789023 gene encoding K(+) efflux antiporter 3, chloroplastic isoform X3 has product MGCSCVITHHSIMLGSTSTTYFKASKGCEVTKKHRPLGACSHDASQLSGHRLNVICSSNPQSRLLSFSINYKTSYSANVSRNFFERPPLRSSWLCDQGGLYVANKRSAHRARSRIYATIDVATAVDVINDLGLDTLTFLAVTVIVVPAFKIIKASPILGFFFAGVVLNQFGLIRNLTDVKVLSEWGILFLLFEMGLELSFARLKALAKFAFGLGLTQVILSTLAFTAFELPPNNAIGTRILEFLFHSRSDLVNIRSVDEAIVIGAALSLSSSAFVLQLLAEKGELPTRFGSATLGILLLQDIAVVPLLVILPVLESQNLVGESVLPMLIKESLKALGGLGLISFGGKFILRRVFEVVAEARSTEAFVALCLLTVAGTSLLTQKLGFSDTLGAFLAGALLAETNFRTQIEADIRPFRGLLLGLFFVTTGTSIDMQLLFREWPNVLSLLAGLIVIKTLIITAIGPRVGLTLQESVRIGLLLSQGGEFGFVVFSLANSLGVLPLELNKLLIIVVVLSMALTPALNEAGRRAAKIIDEKFSTEDEAAEMVNFEASEPIVILGFGQMGQVLANLLSTPLAAGIDSDSLGCPYVAFDLDPSVVKTSRKLGFPTLYGDGSRPSVLQSAGISSPKAVMVMYTGKAKTIEAVQRLRVAFPGIPIYARAQDLGHLLDLKKSGATDAILENAETSLQLGSKLLKGLGVMSDDVSFLSQLVRDSMELQAQDTLNKSDEQETEIMKPLQVVKMGERWGVENELSELRDVFKTRAAGEDNGLGKREAYDTEDKIENIIRRNNRSS; this is encoded by the exons ATGGGTTGTTCTTGTGTCATCACTCATCATAGCATTATGTTGGGTTCTACTTCTACAACATATTTCAAAGCCTCTAAG GGATGTGAGGTTACCAAGAAACATCGCCCCTTGGGGGCCTGCTCCCATGATGCTTCACAATTAAGTGGACATCGGTTGAATGTTATATGTTCTAGTAATCCGCAAAGCCGTTTGTTATCATTTTCCATCAATTATAAGACAAGTTATAGCGCTAATGTTTCCAGAAACTTCTTTGAGCGACCTCCTTTGCGATCCTCTTGGTTATGTGATCAAGGAGGATTATATGTAGCAAACAAAAGATCAGCCCATAGAGCAAGATCACGTATTTATGCAACTATTGATGTTGCCACTGCTGTTGACGTCATTAATGATCTAGGATTGGATACTTTGACATTTTTAGCTGTGACTGTCATTGTTGTTCCTGCATTCAAGATCATTAAAGCTAGCCCT ATTCTTGGTTTTTTCTTTGCTGGTGTTGTACTCAATCAGTTTGGCTTGATTAGAAATCTAACAGATGTCAAAGTTCTGTCTGAATGGGGAATTCTTTTCTTG CTATTTGAAATGGGTTTGGAGCTTTCATTTGCACGTCTAAAAGCTCTTGCAAAATTTGCCTTTGGTTTGGGATTGACTCAG GTCATCTTGTCTACACTTGCTTTCACGGCGTTTGAACTTCCTCCTAACAATGCTATTGGAACAAGAATCCTGGAGTTCCTTTTCCACTCAAGGTCTGATTTG GTCAATATAAGAAGTGTTGATGAGGCTATTGTGATTGGTGCTGCTCTTTCTCTGTCTTCATCAGCTTTTGTTCTGcag TTACTTGCAGAGAAAGGTGAGCTTCCAACGAGATTCGGCTCAGCAACTCTTGGAATACTACTATTACAG GATATAGCAGTTGTTCCTCTCTTGGTCATACTTCCGGTGCTAGAGAGCCAG AACCTGGTAGGGGAAAGTGTTTTGCCAATGCTTATTAAAGAAAGTTTAAAGGCTTTAGGTGGATTGGGTCTGATTTCTTTTGGAGGAAAATTCATTCTTAGGCGAGTTTTTGAG GTTGTTGCAGAAGCAAGGAGCACTGAGGCTTTTGTTGCTCTCTGCTTATTGACAGTTGCTGGGACATCACTTCTAACGCAGAAGTTGGGTTTCAGTGACACG CTTGGTGCATTTTTGGCTGGAGCATTATTAGCAGAAACAAATTTCCGAACACAGATTGAAGCTGATATAAGACCATTTAGAGGCTTACTCCTTGGATTATTTTTTGTAACTACGGGAACTTCCATTGACATGCAG CTTCTCTTCCGAGAGTGGCCAAATGTACTTTCACTCCTTGCAGGTTTGATTGTCATCAAGACGCTGATCATAACAGCAATTGGTCCTCGTGTTGGACTCACTCTACAAGAAAGTGTAAGAATTGGATTGCTTCTATCTCAAGGAGGTGAATTTGGATTCGTCGTTTTTTCTCTTGCAAACAG TCTTGGTGTGTTGCCGCTTGAGCTCAATAAGTTGCTCATAATTGTTGTTGTCTTGTCAATGGCATTAACTCCTGCACTTAATGAAGCTGGAAGAAGGGCTGCTAAAATCATTGATGAAAAGTTCAGTACAGAGGAT GAAGCTGCTGAAATGGTGAACTTTGAGGCTAGTGAACCTATTGTTATCCTTGGATTTGGACAAATGGGTcag GTCCTTGCCAATTTATTATCCACTCCACTGGCTGCAGGCATAGATAGTGATTCTCTCGGATGTCCATATGTAGCTTTTGATCTAGATCCTTCGGTAGTGAAG ACATCTAGGAAACTTGGTTTTCCAACTCTTTACGGGGATGGATCAAGGCCATCAGTTTTGCAGTCGGCTGGAATCTCTTCTCCGAAAGCTGTCATGGTCATGTACACAGGGAAGGCAAAGACAATTGAGGCTGTCCAACGGCTTCGAGTTGCTTTTCCGGGa ATTCCCATTTATGCCAGAGCCCAGGACCTCGGACACCTTTTAGACCTGAAAAAATCAGGAGCAACAGATGCCATTCTGGAAAATGCAGAG ACAAGTTTGCAGCTAGGATCAAAGCTTTTGAAAGGACTCGGTGTCATGTCTGATGATGTGAGCTTTCTTAGTCAGCTTGTTCGCGACTCAATGGAACTACAAGCACAAGATACACTCAACAAAAGTGATGAACAGGAAACTGAAATTATGAAGCCATTACAG GTAGTGAAGATGGGTGAGAGATGGGGTGTCGAAAACGAGTTGAGCGAATTACGCGACGTTTTTAAAACTCGAGCCGCCGGTGAAGATAATGGATTGGGCAAGAGGGAAGCTTATGATACAGAAGACAAGATAGAGAACATTATCAGAAGAAACAATCGTTCTAGTTAG
- the LOC133789023 gene encoding K(+) efflux antiporter 3, chloroplastic isoform X2 translates to MGCSCVITHHSIMLGSTSTTYFKASKGCEVTKKHRPLGACSHDASQLSGHRLNVICSSNPQSRLLSFSINYKTSYSANVSRNFFERPPLRSSWLCDQGGLYVANKRSAHRARSRIYATIDVATAVDVINDLGLDTLTFLAVTVIVVPAFKIIKASPILGFFFAGVVLNQFGLIRNLTDVKVLSEWGILFLLFEMGLELSFARLKALAKFAFGLGLTQVILSTLAFTAFELPPNNAIGTRILEFLFHSRSDLVNIRSVDEAIVIGAALSLSSSAFVLQLLAEKGELPTRFGSATLGILLLQDIAVVPLLVILPVLESQNLVGESVLPMLIKESLKALGGLGLISFGGKFILRRVFEVVAEARSTEAFVALCLLTVAGTSLLTQKLGFSDTLGAFLAGALLAETNFRTQIEADIRPFRGLLLGLFFVTTGTSIDMQLLFREWPNVLSLLAGLIVIKTLIITAIGPRVGLTLQESVRIGLLLSQGGEFGFVVFSLANSLGVLPLELNKLLIIVVVLSMALTPALNEAGRRAAKIIDEKFSTEDEAAEMVNFEASEPIVILGFGQMGQVLANLLSTPLAAGIDSDSLGCPYVAFDLDPSVVKTSRKLGFPTLYGDGSRPSVLQSAGISSPKAVMVMYTGKAKTIEAVQRLRVAFPGIPIYARAQDLGHLLDLKKSGATDAILENAETSLQLGSKLLKGLGVMSDDVSFLSQLVRDSMELQAQDTLNKSDEQETEIMKPLQLSNTLGSSKVVKMGERWGVENELSELRDVFKTRAAGEDNGLGKREAYDTEDKIENIIRRNNRSS, encoded by the exons ATGGGTTGTTCTTGTGTCATCACTCATCATAGCATTATGTTGGGTTCTACTTCTACAACATATTTCAAAGCCTCTAAG GGATGTGAGGTTACCAAGAAACATCGCCCCTTGGGGGCCTGCTCCCATGATGCTTCACAATTAAGTGGACATCGGTTGAATGTTATATGTTCTAGTAATCCGCAAAGCCGTTTGTTATCATTTTCCATCAATTATAAGACAAGTTATAGCGCTAATGTTTCCAGAAACTTCTTTGAGCGACCTCCTTTGCGATCCTCTTGGTTATGTGATCAAGGAGGATTATATGTAGCAAACAAAAGATCAGCCCATAGAGCAAGATCACGTATTTATGCAACTATTGATGTTGCCACTGCTGTTGACGTCATTAATGATCTAGGATTGGATACTTTGACATTTTTAGCTGTGACTGTCATTGTTGTTCCTGCATTCAAGATCATTAAAGCTAGCCCT ATTCTTGGTTTTTTCTTTGCTGGTGTTGTACTCAATCAGTTTGGCTTGATTAGAAATCTAACAGATGTCAAAGTTCTGTCTGAATGGGGAATTCTTTTCTTG CTATTTGAAATGGGTTTGGAGCTTTCATTTGCACGTCTAAAAGCTCTTGCAAAATTTGCCTTTGGTTTGGGATTGACTCAG GTCATCTTGTCTACACTTGCTTTCACGGCGTTTGAACTTCCTCCTAACAATGCTATTGGAACAAGAATCCTGGAGTTCCTTTTCCACTCAAGGTCTGATTTG GTCAATATAAGAAGTGTTGATGAGGCTATTGTGATTGGTGCTGCTCTTTCTCTGTCTTCATCAGCTTTTGTTCTGcag TTACTTGCAGAGAAAGGTGAGCTTCCAACGAGATTCGGCTCAGCAACTCTTGGAATACTACTATTACAG GATATAGCAGTTGTTCCTCTCTTGGTCATACTTCCGGTGCTAGAGAGCCAG AACCTGGTAGGGGAAAGTGTTTTGCCAATGCTTATTAAAGAAAGTTTAAAGGCTTTAGGTGGATTGGGTCTGATTTCTTTTGGAGGAAAATTCATTCTTAGGCGAGTTTTTGAG GTTGTTGCAGAAGCAAGGAGCACTGAGGCTTTTGTTGCTCTCTGCTTATTGACAGTTGCTGGGACATCACTTCTAACGCAGAAGTTGGGTTTCAGTGACACG CTTGGTGCATTTTTGGCTGGAGCATTATTAGCAGAAACAAATTTCCGAACACAGATTGAAGCTGATATAAGACCATTTAGAGGCTTACTCCTTGGATTATTTTTTGTAACTACGGGAACTTCCATTGACATGCAG CTTCTCTTCCGAGAGTGGCCAAATGTACTTTCACTCCTTGCAGGTTTGATTGTCATCAAGACGCTGATCATAACAGCAATTGGTCCTCGTGTTGGACTCACTCTACAAGAAAGTGTAAGAATTGGATTGCTTCTATCTCAAGGAGGTGAATTTGGATTCGTCGTTTTTTCTCTTGCAAACAG TCTTGGTGTGTTGCCGCTTGAGCTCAATAAGTTGCTCATAATTGTTGTTGTCTTGTCAATGGCATTAACTCCTGCACTTAATGAAGCTGGAAGAAGGGCTGCTAAAATCATTGATGAAAAGTTCAGTACAGAGGAT GAAGCTGCTGAAATGGTGAACTTTGAGGCTAGTGAACCTATTGTTATCCTTGGATTTGGACAAATGGGTcag GTCCTTGCCAATTTATTATCCACTCCACTGGCTGCAGGCATAGATAGTGATTCTCTCGGATGTCCATATGTAGCTTTTGATCTAGATCCTTCGGTAGTGAAG ACATCTAGGAAACTTGGTTTTCCAACTCTTTACGGGGATGGATCAAGGCCATCAGTTTTGCAGTCGGCTGGAATCTCTTCTCCGAAAGCTGTCATGGTCATGTACACAGGGAAGGCAAAGACAATTGAGGCTGTCCAACGGCTTCGAGTTGCTTTTCCGGGa ATTCCCATTTATGCCAGAGCCCAGGACCTCGGACACCTTTTAGACCTGAAAAAATCAGGAGCAACAGATGCCATTCTGGAAAATGCAGAG ACAAGTTTGCAGCTAGGATCAAAGCTTTTGAAAGGACTCGGTGTCATGTCTGATGATGTGAGCTTTCTTAGTCAGCTTGTTCGCGACTCAATGGAACTACAAGCACAAGATACACTCAACAAAAGTGATGAACAGGAAACTGAAATTATGAAGCCATTACAG CTCTCTAACACATTAGGTTCTTCTAAGGTAGTGAAGATGGGTGAGAGATGGGGTGTCGAAAACGAGTTGAGCGAATTACGCGACGTTTTTAAAACTCGAGCCGCCGGTGAAGATAATGGATTGGGCAAGAGGGAAGCTTATGATACAGAAGACAAGATAGAGAACATTATCAGAAGAAACAATCGTTCTAGTTAG
- the LOC133789022 gene encoding peptide methionine sulfoxide reductase B5-like, whose protein sequence is MGFHIFRSSPITSSKAIVIYNPITRSLPTTTTFSRPLSPSNSFSNSHFTHSSPKPITITTSISTSSGFGGSCSFHHISKRRLRGSTIVAMSASGSVKKSEEEWQAVLSPEQFRILRQKGTEYPGTGEYDKFFEEGVYKCAGCGTPLYKSKTKFNSGCGWPAFYEGLPGAINRTTDADGRRIEITCAACGGHLGHVFKGEGFPTPTDERHCVNSVSLSFAPANSDSTL, encoded by the exons ATGGGCTTTCATATATTCAGAAGCTCACCAATTACTTCCTCCAAAGCCATCGTTATCTACAACCCCATAACCAGATCCTTACCCACCACTACCACTTTCTCCAGGCCTCTCTCTCCTTCTAACTCTTTCTCCAATTCCCATTTCACACACTCTTCTCCAAAACCCATCACCATCACCACCTCCATATCCACTTCTTCTGGGTTCGGTGGGTCTTGCTCTTTCCACCACATCAGTAAGCGTAGGCTTCGTGGTTCGACTATTGTGGCCATGTCCGCTTCTGGGTCGGTCAAGAAATCCGAGGAGGAATGGCAGGCCGTCCTCTCGCCTGAGCAGTTTCGGATTTTGAGGCAGAAAGGAACAGA ATACCCCGGCACAGGTGAATATGACAAGTTCTTCGAGGAAGGAGTCTATAAATGTGCCGGCTGTGGGACGCCACTTTACAAATCCAAAACCAAGTTCAATTCCGGCTGTGGCTGGCCAGCTTTCTATGAGGGTCTTCCTGGAGCCATAAATCGAACT ACTGATGCGGATGGGAGGAGGATTGAAATTACTTGTGCAGCTTGTGGTGGTCATCTTGGTCATGTTTTTAAAGGAGAAGGTTTCCCAACTCCAACGGATGAACGCCATTGTGTGAATAGTGTTTCTCTAAGTTTTGCTCCTGCAAACTCAGATTCTACTCTCTGA